The Halobacterium litoreum genome includes a region encoding these proteins:
- a CDS encoding ABC transporter ATP-binding protein → MPPAIRTDDLVKEYGDVRALDGLSLTVPEGSFFGLLGPNGAGKTTFINTLVGLARKTGGTAEVFGHDVEDDYQQARDAIGLAPQEFNVDRFFPIREVLLHKAGYHGVPEAQAERRARDALETVGLDGKAETRFDWLSGGMKRRFMLARAMVTDPDLLILDEPTAGVDVELRHDLWEVIRGLNDDGTTVLLTTHYIEEAERLCDEVAIVDSGRKVTVATPDELTERGTDTVTLTLAAPATAIPDIAGGEIDDVTLDGDTVTLRAASGSEAVPVAVRRLEDAGHRVVDVDISRTSLEEVFVNMTRTEDSDDEQEVVA, encoded by the coding sequence ATGCCGCCAGCGATACGCACCGACGACCTCGTGAAGGAGTACGGGGACGTCCGGGCGCTCGACGGCCTCTCGCTCACCGTGCCCGAGGGCTCGTTTTTCGGGTTGCTCGGGCCGAACGGCGCGGGGAAGACGACGTTCATCAACACGCTCGTCGGCCTCGCGCGCAAGACCGGCGGGACCGCCGAGGTGTTCGGACACGACGTGGAAGACGACTACCAGCAGGCGCGAGACGCCATCGGCCTCGCGCCACAGGAGTTCAACGTCGACCGCTTCTTCCCGATTCGGGAGGTCCTCCTGCACAAGGCCGGCTACCACGGCGTCCCCGAGGCCCAGGCCGAGCGACGCGCCCGCGACGCCCTCGAAACCGTCGGCCTCGACGGGAAGGCCGAGACGCGCTTCGACTGGCTCTCCGGCGGGATGAAACGACGATTCATGCTCGCTCGCGCGATGGTCACCGACCCCGACCTCCTGATTCTGGACGAACCCACGGCGGGCGTCGACGTGGAACTCCGCCACGACCTCTGGGAGGTCATCCGCGGCCTCAACGACGACGGCACCACCGTCCTCCTCACGACCCACTACATCGAGGAGGCCGAGCGCCTCTGTGACGAGGTCGCCATCGTCGACTCCGGGCGGAAGGTCACGGTCGCCACGCCCGACGAACTCACCGAGCGCGGCACCGACACCGTCACCCTCACGCTCGCCGCGCCCGCCACCGCCATCCCCGACATCGCCGGGGGCGAAATCGACGACGTGACGCTGGACGGCGACACCGTCACCCTGCGCGCCGCCAGCGGGAGCGAAGCCGTCCCGGTCGCCGTCCGGCGACTGGAGGACGCCGGCCACCGCGTCGTCGACGTGGACATCTCGCGGACCAGCCTCGAAGAGGTGTTCGTGAACATGACGCGCACCGAGGACAGCGACGACGAACAGGAGGTGGTGGCGTGA
- a CDS encoding ABC transporter permease → MSVVSRGLKSLTEREILRFVRRPYNTFLPPLVTNVLYFSVFGVILGERIDTVGGVPYIQFILPGLVVLGAIANAFENASFSIFHGRWNEYIHEALTSPLAYWEMVVAYVASSALRGVLIGILIAAVGAVFTPVRSLANPFYAVAFLGVITTLFAAFGVVGGLVAEDFDHLTVLNQFILRPLVFFGGVFYSLDALSGIPRDLSLLNPMVYMVNGVRYGVIGVSDIRPDVALAVLSGLTVAVLALDVWLFRRGYGLTD, encoded by the coding sequence GTGAGCGTCGTCTCCCGCGGGCTGAAGTCGCTCACCGAGCGCGAGATTCTGCGGTTCGTGCGCCGACCGTACAACACGTTCCTCCCGCCGCTCGTCACGAACGTCCTCTACTTCAGCGTGTTCGGCGTCATCCTCGGCGAGCGCATCGACACCGTCGGCGGCGTCCCCTACATCCAGTTCATCCTCCCCGGCCTCGTCGTGCTGGGAGCCATCGCCAACGCCTTCGAGAACGCCTCCTTCTCCATCTTCCACGGCCGGTGGAACGAGTACATCCACGAGGCGCTCACGAGCCCGCTCGCGTACTGGGAGATGGTGGTCGCGTACGTCGCGTCGTCGGCGCTCCGCGGCGTCCTCATCGGCATCCTCATCGCCGCCGTCGGCGCCGTCTTCACGCCCGTCCGCTCGCTCGCCAACCCCTTCTACGCCGTCGCGTTCCTCGGCGTCATCACCACGCTGTTCGCCGCGTTCGGCGTCGTCGGCGGCCTCGTCGCCGAGGACTTCGACCACCTCACGGTCCTCAATCAGTTCATCCTCCGGCCGCTCGTCTTCTTCGGCGGCGTGTTCTACAGCCTCGACGCGCTCTCCGGGATTCCCCGCGACCTCAGCCTCCTGAACCCCATGGTGTACATGGTCAACGGCGTCCGGTACGGCGTCATCGGCGTCTCCGACATCCGCCCGGACGTGGCGCTCGCCGTCCTCTCGGGCCTGACCGTCGCCGTGCTCGCCCTCGACGTGTGGCTGTTCCGGCGCGGCTACGGCCTCACCGACTGA
- a CDS encoding carotenoid biosynthesis protein has protein sequence MDENTQFVATTAAVGVLALAHAALTWPVEATVAFFGGGALVAFVAEAVVINLGWLEHHAGRKVLGVPLYVLLGWTGTIYVAFRLALLVASGWPAVALAAALATGFDVLTDPQGVADGRWTYTDDLPGPRFAEVPWWNYAGWVAISATTAGFGSLFL, from the coding sequence ATGGACGAGAACACGCAGTTCGTCGCGACGACGGCCGCCGTCGGCGTCCTCGCGCTCGCGCACGCCGCGCTCACGTGGCCCGTCGAGGCCACCGTCGCGTTCTTCGGCGGCGGCGCGCTCGTCGCGTTCGTCGCCGAAGCCGTCGTCATCAACCTAGGGTGGCTCGAACACCACGCCGGCCGGAAAGTACTGGGTGTGCCCCTCTACGTCCTGCTCGGCTGGACCGGCACCATCTACGTCGCGTTCCGGCTCGCGCTCCTCGTCGCGTCGGGGTGGCCGGCCGTCGCGCTCGCCGCCGCGCTCGCCACCGGCTTCGACGTGCTCACCGACCCGCAGGGCGTCGCCGACGGCCGGTGGACGTACACCGACGACCTGCCCGGCCCGCGGTTCGCAGAGGTGCCGTGGTGGAACTACGCCGGCTGGGTCGCCATCAGCGCGACGACCGCCGGGTTCGGCTCGCTGTTCCTGTAG
- a CDS encoding NUDIX domain-containing protein, with protein MPSPVSEGRDVRVGVVAAVERDGEVLFERRTADEEDGRLWGLLAGGKTAGESTVEAAKREVREETGLDFHPERVVALFDHDSHYGSGTAWTVVGLAGPADGDPAIDREPEKRDRLDWFPIDDPPAPLHPTTELFLDADDADGLHPGLER; from the coding sequence ATGCCCTCCCCAGTCAGCGAAGGCCGCGACGTTCGCGTCGGCGTCGTCGCCGCCGTCGAACGCGACGGCGAAGTGCTGTTCGAGCGACGCACCGCCGACGAGGAAGACGGACGCCTCTGGGGACTGCTCGCTGGCGGGAAGACCGCCGGCGAGTCCACCGTCGAGGCCGCGAAACGCGAGGTCCGCGAGGAGACCGGCCTCGACTTCCACCCGGAGCGCGTCGTCGCGCTGTTCGACCACGACAGCCACTACGGCTCGGGCACGGCGTGGACCGTCGTCGGCCTCGCCGGGCCCGCGGACGGCGACCCAGCCATCGACAGGGAACCCGAAAAACGCGACCGACTCGACTGGTTCCCTATCGACGACCCGCCGGCGCCGCTCCACCCGACGACGGAACTGTTCCTCGACGCCGACGACGCAGACGGCCTACACCCCGGACTAGAGCGATAG
- a CDS encoding phosphoenolpyruvate carboxylase — MELHARDVREDVREVGAALGDVVRAHAPDAYESVEAARTTAIERREGGNAGRQALRETVESASPAARADFARAFTDYFELVNLAEERERVRALRRSEGTVEDSLVAAVESLAEDGATADDVAEVLADVRVVPTFTAHPTEARRKTVKATLNRVSDLLADLDERRLTDAERRRLWRRLDANVESLWTTRHVRERQPTPFDEARDVQWYLANAVFDVVPEVYDALETALADAYDDPPAVPQLLAFRSWAGSDRDGNPYVTTETTERVLERQRRLVCERYADDLGDLLAALSMDGDRVESGTLDASLAADRDAVPTVAADAAERYPDEPFRRKVATMRERVRRIDDVRPGGYDDAVDLFADARALADALREAGLDDLASVHADPFVRRVETFGLHLAALDLRDHREKHTAAVSAALEREGIDYAGMSEDERVEFLTEATLQDEPVVDLTDAEGLDDETVRVLERFDALADWQAEYGADAIDAYCISMTERPSHVLEVVFLASQAGVVSLPDHSGLDVVPLLETKSALSNARDILGTLFENDAYGALLDARDGSQEVMLGYSDSNKENGFLAANWELDRAQRRLAAICEDFGVDVRFFHGRGGSISRGGGPMNEALLALPKETVTGEVKFTQQGESIAETYGNRRVAERELEQMLNAQLRARWTAATEADPAVPEAWVAAMETMAGAARDAYRDLLDTDGFVSYFEAATPIEVVENLNLGSRPASRSDERAVEDLRAIPWVFSWTQTRCILPGWYGLGAGLDAFDGDPDLLREMYEEWPFFRTTVDAAALSLARSEMDVAAEYAGLAPDDLRERFFPRIEGEYDRAVEHVLDVTGREDLVDRPWLRESLDRRNPYVDPLNALQVALLGRDDRSPEDERALRLSVMGVAAGMQDTG, encoded by the coding sequence ATGGAATTGCACGCCAGGGACGTCCGCGAGGACGTGCGCGAAGTCGGCGCGGCGCTCGGCGACGTCGTTCGGGCGCACGCGCCCGACGCCTACGAGTCCGTGGAGGCTGCGCGGACCACCGCCATCGAGCGCCGCGAGGGCGGTAACGCGGGGCGCCAGGCGCTCCGCGAGACCGTCGAATCGGCGTCGCCCGCCGCCCGCGCGGACTTCGCGCGAGCGTTCACCGACTACTTCGAACTCGTGAACCTCGCGGAGGAACGCGAACGCGTCCGGGCGCTCCGGCGCTCCGAGGGCACCGTCGAGGACAGCCTCGTCGCCGCCGTCGAATCGCTCGCCGAGGACGGGGCGACCGCCGACGATGTGGCCGAGGTGCTGGCCGACGTGCGCGTCGTCCCGACGTTCACCGCGCACCCGACCGAGGCCCGGCGGAAGACCGTGAAGGCGACGCTCAATCGCGTGAGCGACCTGCTCGCCGACCTCGACGAGCGACGGCTCACGGACGCCGAGCGTCGACGTCTGTGGCGTCGCCTCGACGCGAACGTCGAGAGCCTCTGGACCACGCGGCACGTCCGCGAGCGCCAGCCCACGCCGTTCGACGAGGCGCGGGACGTGCAGTGGTACCTCGCGAACGCCGTCTTCGACGTGGTGCCCGAGGTGTACGACGCGCTCGAAACCGCGCTCGCGGACGCCTACGACGACCCGCCCGCGGTGCCACAACTGCTCGCGTTCCGGTCGTGGGCGGGGTCGGACCGCGACGGCAACCCCTACGTCACCACCGAGACCACCGAGCGCGTGCTCGAACGCCAGCGCCGCCTCGTCTGCGAGCGCTACGCGGACGACCTCGGGGACCTGCTCGCGGCGCTCTCGATGGACGGGGACCGCGTCGAAAGCGGGACGCTCGACGCCTCGCTCGCCGCCGACCGCGACGCGGTGCCGACGGTCGCCGCGGACGCCGCGGAGCGCTACCCGGACGAGCCGTTCCGCCGGAAAGTCGCGACGATGCGCGAGCGCGTTCGCCGCATCGACGACGTGCGCCCCGGCGGCTACGATGACGCGGTCGACCTGTTCGCGGACGCCCGAGCGCTCGCCGACGCGCTCCGCGAGGCCGGCCTCGACGACCTCGCGAGCGTCCACGCCGACCCCTTCGTGCGCCGCGTGGAGACGTTCGGTCTCCACCTCGCCGCCCTCGACCTGCGGGACCACCGCGAGAAGCACACGGCGGCCGTCTCGGCGGCGCTCGAACGCGAGGGTATCGACTACGCCGGGATGAGCGAGGACGAGCGCGTGGAGTTCCTCACCGAGGCGACGCTGCAGGACGAGCCGGTGGTGGATTTGACGGACGCCGAGGGCCTGGACGACGAGACGGTGCGCGTCCTCGAACGGTTCGACGCGCTCGCGGACTGGCAGGCCGAGTACGGCGCCGACGCCATCGACGCGTACTGCATCAGCATGACCGAGCGCCCGAGCCACGTTCTCGAAGTCGTCTTCCTCGCGTCGCAAGCCGGCGTCGTCTCGCTCCCCGACCACTCGGGCCTCGACGTGGTGCCCCTGCTGGAGACGAAGTCGGCGCTCTCGAACGCCCGCGACATTCTCGGCACGCTGTTCGAGAACGACGCCTACGGCGCCCTGCTGGACGCCCGCGACGGGAGCCAGGAGGTGATGCTCGGCTACTCGGACTCGAACAAGGAGAACGGCTTCCTCGCGGCGAACTGGGAACTCGACCGCGCGCAGCGCCGCCTCGCCGCCATCTGCGAGGACTTCGGCGTGGACGTGCGCTTCTTCCACGGTCGGGGTGGCTCCATCTCACGGGGCGGCGGCCCGATGAACGAGGCGCTGCTTGCGCTCCCGAAGGAGACGGTGACGGGCGAGGTGAAGTTCACCCAGCAGGGCGAATCCATCGCGGAGACGTACGGCAACCGCCGGGTCGCCGAGCGCGAACTCGAACAGATGCTGAACGCCCAACTCCGGGCGCGCTGGACCGCCGCAACCGAGGCCGACCCCGCCGTCCCGGAGGCGTGGGTGGCGGCGATGGAGACGATGGCCGGCGCCGCCCGCGACGCCTACCGCGACCTGCTCGACACCGACGGCTTCGTCTCCTACTTCGAGGCCGCGACGCCCATCGAGGTGGTGGAGAACCTGAACCTCGGCTCTCGCCCGGCGTCCCGGTCGGACGAGCGCGCCGTCGAGGACCTGCGCGCGATTCCGTGGGTGTTCTCGTGGACGCAGACCCGGTGTATCCTCCCCGGCTGGTACGGTCTCGGCGCCGGCCTCGACGCGTTCGACGGCGACCCCGACCTCCTCCGGGAGATGTACGAGGAGTGGCCATTCTTCCGGACGACCGTCGACGCCGCCGCGCTCTCGCTCGCCCGCAGCGAGATGGACGTTGCCGCCGAGTACGCCGGCCTCGCGCCCGACGACCTCCGCGAGCGGTTCTTCCCCCGAATCGAGGGCGAGTACGACCGCGCCGTCGAGCACGTCCTCGACGTGACCGGCAGAGAGGACCTCGTGGACCGCCCGTGGCTCCGCGAGAGCCTCGACCGCCGCAACCCCTACGTCGACCCCCTGAACGCCCTGCAGGTCGCACTGCTCGGGCGCGACGACCGGTCGCCCGAGGACGAGCGCGCGCTCCGGCTCTCCGTGATGGGGGTCGCGGCGGGGATGCAGGACACGGGCTGA
- the rtcA gene encoding RNA 3'-terminal phosphate cyclase translates to MNLLDGSAGGGQLVRTALTLSAVTGEPFRMRHVRRARANPGLQAQHCAAIEAVAAACNAETDGVEVGSESFTFEPGETGEEPDEFGGQVSVEVGTAGSVPLVFDALLPLAVVLDEPFTAHLEGGTDAKWAPPFDYFRHVKLPMLTENGLDADATLKRRGFYPRGGGKATLTVRPSSLDPVEFTERGARESLTAYSVAEESMAGDDVAERQVEAAPADADVNTEYAEADCSGSALVLAAEYEHANAGFAVLGEMGKEAETVGEEATEAFEAFEDGDAAVDSHLADQLVPFLALAGGEVRVPEVTTHVETCIDLVTEFGYDVTVEDEGDTVLLSA, encoded by the coding sequence ATGAACCTTCTGGACGGAAGTGCTGGCGGGGGCCAACTCGTCCGCACGGCGCTCACGCTGTCGGCCGTCACGGGCGAACCGTTCCGCATGCGCCACGTTCGGCGCGCTCGCGCGAACCCGGGCTTGCAGGCACAACACTGCGCGGCCATCGAGGCCGTCGCTGCGGCCTGCAACGCGGAGACGGACGGCGTCGAGGTCGGCTCGGAGTCGTTCACCTTCGAACCCGGCGAGACCGGCGAGGAACCCGACGAGTTCGGCGGACAGGTCTCCGTCGAAGTGGGCACCGCGGGGAGCGTCCCGCTGGTGTTCGACGCGCTCCTCCCGCTCGCGGTCGTGCTCGACGAACCGTTCACGGCGCACCTGGAGGGCGGCACCGACGCGAAGTGGGCGCCGCCGTTCGACTACTTCCGGCACGTCAAACTCCCGATGCTGACCGAGAACGGGCTGGACGCCGACGCGACGCTGAAGCGCCGCGGGTTCTACCCGCGCGGCGGCGGGAAGGCGACGCTGACGGTGCGACCGTCCTCGCTGGACCCGGTGGAGTTCACCGAACGGGGCGCCCGCGAGTCGCTGACGGCGTACTCGGTCGCCGAGGAGTCGATGGCCGGCGACGACGTGGCCGAGCGGCAGGTGGAGGCCGCGCCCGCGGACGCCGACGTGAACACGGAGTACGCCGAGGCCGACTGTTCGGGGTCGGCGCTCGTGCTCGCGGCCGAGTACGAACACGCGAACGCCGGGTTCGCGGTGCTCGGCGAGATGGGGAAGGAGGCCGAGACGGTCGGTGAGGAGGCCACCGAGGCCTTCGAGGCGTTCGAGGACGGCGACGCCGCGGTCGACAGCCACCTCGCGGACCAACTGGTGCCGTTCCTCGCGCTCGCGGGCGGCGAGGTGCGCGTGCCCGAGGTCACGACCCACGTGGAGACGTGCATCGACCTGGTGACGGAGTTCGGCTACGACGTGACCGTCGAGGACGAGGGCGACACCGTCCTGCTGTCGGCCTGA